Proteins from one Belonocnema kinseyi isolate 2016_QV_RU_SX_M_011 chromosome 8, B_treatae_v1, whole genome shotgun sequence genomic window:
- the LOC117178712 gene encoding uncharacterized protein LOC117178712 has product MPLTSQIEQFWEIESCPEGMILSNEENAHESHYKRNTCRDQESGRYIVRLSFEENVVDLGESYTTAEKRFYALERSLAKKPNIKAKYVENLQTYEESHHMTEVKNVSTHEGCHLPHHAVIKESNLTTQLRAVCESLAKMTTGLSLNDTLMVPGVYI; this is encoded by the coding sequence ATGCCGCTGACAagtcaaatagaacaattttggGAAATAGAAAGTTGCCCTGAGGGAATGATTTTATCGAACGAGGAAAACGCACACGAAAGTCATTATAAAAGGAATACATGTCGGGATCAAGAGAGCGGTAGATATATTGTTAGACTTTCGTTCGAGGAAAATGTAGTCGATTTAGGCGAATCATATACGACCGCGGAAAAGCGATTCTACGCACTTGAGAGATCTTTAGCGAAAAAACCGAATATAAAAGCGAAATATGTCGAAAATCTACAGACATACGAAGAAAGTCATCACATGACTGAGGTAAAAAACGTCTCTACTCACGAGGGCTGTCATCTACCTCATCATGCAGTGATTAAAGAGTCCAATTTGACAACGCAACTTCGCGCAGTCTGCGAGAGCTTAGCCAAAATGACAACTGGCTTATCACTAAATGATACTCTTatggtaccaggtgtatacatatga